A stretch of the Campylobacter concisus genome encodes the following:
- a CDS encoding ATP-binding protein, producing the protein MYIKRAISDEIKEYMKSFPVLLISGARQVGKSTLALNLDIPNYITLDDINIYESARNDPKGFIEHCNKPIVIDEIQRVPILLVAIKEFVDKNRTNSQFILTGSANLKGFNDISDSLAGRIGIVELYPLSQKELSHSDENLIDILSGDISHLALKKYDNDGLSEKIINGGYPEITKIGSEKSKYLWFSSYIRTYIESDAKEIGNIRNMDKFITMYRLCMLRSGNIFNKNELCLESGLDNKTFDSYFSVLEHTYQIQKLQPYFNNALKRLIKTPKIFATDTGVLAHLLQISSAQELANSSYKGAIYETFVFDELLKANTSSKKRANIYYYRTSDQKEIDFILEISGKLIAIEVKSSKTISKDDFKHIHHLKENLQSKFDKGIVFYAGDTAIKLDDDMFALPFGFMG; encoded by the coding sequence ATGTACATCAAACGAGCCATAAGCGACGAAATAAAAGAGTATATGAAAAGCTTTCCTGTGCTTTTGATAAGCGGAGCTAGACAAGTCGGTAAATCAACACTTGCCTTGAATTTAGATATACCAAACTACATAACGCTTGACGACATAAACATATATGAATCCGCAAGAAACGATCCCAAAGGCTTTATAGAGCATTGCAATAAGCCTATCGTGATAGATGAGATACAAAGAGTACCAATACTACTTGTTGCCATAAAAGAATTTGTAGATAAAAACAGAACAAACAGTCAGTTTATATTAACCGGCTCTGCAAATTTAAAGGGCTTTAATGATATCTCAGACTCTTTGGCTGGCAGGATAGGCATAGTGGAACTCTATCCGCTTTCTCAAAAAGAGTTAAGCCATAGTGATGAAAATTTGATAGATATTTTAAGTGGCGATATAAGCCATCTTGCGCTAAAGAAGTATGACAACGACGGCTTATCTGAAAAGATCATAAATGGCGGCTACCCGGAGATCACAAAGATAGGCTCAGAGAAATCAAAATACCTATGGTTTAGCTCGTACATAAGAACATATATAGAATCAGACGCCAAAGAGATAGGCAACATAAGAAATATGGATAAATTTATCACGATGTACCGCTTGTGTATGCTAAGAAGTGGCAATATCTTTAATAAAAACGAGCTATGTCTAGAGTCTGGGCTTGACAATAAGACATTTGATAGCTATTTTAGCGTGCTTGAACATACATATCAGATCCAAAAGCTGCAACCGTATTTTAATAACGCTCTAAAAAGGCTCATAAAAACACCTAAAATTTTTGCTACCGACACAGGGGTGCTGGCACACTTACTACAAATTTCTTCAGCACAAGAGCTTGCAAATTCTTCATATAAAGGTGCCATATATGAGACATTTGTATTTGATGAGCTACTAAAGGCAAATACAAGTAGCAAAAAAAGAGCAAATATATATTATTATAGAACGAGCGATCAAAAAGAGATAGACTTTATCCTTGAGATATCAGGCAAACTCATAGCCATAGAGGTCAAGTCCTCAAAAACTATCAGTAAGGATGACTTTAAGCACATTCATCATCTAAAAGAGAATTTGCAAAGTAAATTTGATAAGGGCATAGTTTTTTATGCTGGAGATACGGCTATAAAGCTAGATGACGATATGTTTGCATTGCCGTTTGGATTTATGGGGTAA
- a CDS encoding helix-turn-helix domain-containing protein yields MNNPIKQNRWLTPKDVVQEYGISINTQAKYRMRGLIPFSKINKIIRYDRTKLDE; encoded by the coding sequence ATGAATAATCCTATAAAACAAAATCGTTGGCTAACGCCGAAGGATGTTGTGCAAGAGTATGGAATAAGCATAAATACTCAAGCAAAATATCGCATGAGAGGCTTAATACCGTTTTCTAAAATAAATAAGATCATAAGATACGATAGAACCAAGCTAGATGAATGA
- the polA gene encoding DNA polymerase I: MKTLTIIDTFGFFFRLYYAMSGLKNREGKPSGMVSGFANFIASLKDEYQSDYLIFALDSKGKTLRHEILGDYKANRNEPPAQLKEQLPVCIDMIEKMGLYSLSREGYEADDIIASAVKFCKDKDIFVRIVTHDKDLYQLIEDGKVSIYSPQSKIDHDSASCFEKYGVYPAQVRDFLAIAGDSSDNIPGVKGIGAVGAKKLLAEYGSLEGIYENLALLRNERTKNMLAAAKEEAFLSKKLATLFDDAVSSFDLEHSKFPEQNPLINISEILKEYDLNRLLKSLQKEENAEFKLGFRANLLLDEASIEKLLSDVTPETIVAFDTETTGVDSRSAKIVGFSFCFNDEDAYYVPVAHNYLGVPQQISLKFATWAIGQIYKGCVIGQNLKYDFEIVKNNLGLNPPANFKDTMILAWLSDPNSSVGMDALAKRLYDYDTIKFEDVVKKGQTFGDVPLENAAKYASEDAWITLKFYKTFLNTLDKNLLTLADTHEFPFILTLFDMEQNGIKINEAKMQKLILENDTKLKALTSETYELSGENFNINSVKQLGVILFEHLKLPTKKKTKTGYSTDESVLAELIDAHPVIEKILAYRELYKLQSTYCEPLLALAKKDEGSRIYTSFLQTGTSTGRLSSKNPNLQNIPARGSLAKDVRGCFEAREGYSFVGLDYSQIELRLLAHFSQDPALLEAFKNDEDIHARTAISIFGSSDGQNRAVAKSINFGLIYGMGSSKLANQVNITRAEAKEYIERYFKAFATIKEFLEGIKISAKNDGFVQTLLGRRRYFDFKSATPMQIAMFEREAVNTVFQGSAADLVKMAMVKVRANLDENAKMLLQIHDELIFEVKDEFAQEFGRATQKTMEEIYTLNVPLKTSLNIAKNWGELK, encoded by the coding sequence ATGAAAACACTTACGATTATTGACACTTTTGGTTTCTTTTTTAGGCTCTATTACGCCATGAGCGGACTTAAAAACCGCGAGGGAAAGCCAAGCGGAATGGTGAGCGGCTTTGCAAATTTTATAGCAAGCCTCAAGGATGAATACCAAAGTGACTATCTCATCTTTGCACTTGACAGCAAAGGCAAGACCTTACGTCACGAAATTTTAGGTGATTACAAAGCAAACAGAAACGAGCCGCCAGCTCAGCTAAAAGAACAGCTTCCGGTTTGCATAGATATGATAGAAAAAATGGGGCTTTACAGCCTTAGCCGAGAGGGCTATGAGGCCGATGACATCATCGCAAGCGCAGTTAAATTTTGCAAAGACAAAGATATATTTGTGCGTATCGTCACCCACGATAAAGACCTCTACCAGCTCATAGAGGACGGCAAAGTGAGCATCTACAGCCCACAAAGCAAAATCGATCATGATAGTGCAAGCTGCTTTGAAAAATACGGCGTCTATCCAGCGCAGGTAAGGGACTTTCTAGCGATCGCAGGCGATAGCTCGGACAACATCCCAGGTGTCAAAGGCATCGGCGCAGTTGGAGCCAAGAAACTTTTAGCTGAGTATGGAAGCTTAGAGGGAATTTATGAAAATTTAGCCCTTCTTAGAAACGAGCGCACTAAAAATATGCTTGCTGCCGCAAAAGAAGAAGCATTTTTGAGCAAAAAACTAGCCACTTTATTTGATGACGCAGTTAGTTCATTTGATCTTGAGCATTCTAAATTTCCAGAGCAAAATCCTCTGATAAATATCTCAGAAATTTTAAAAGAGTACGATCTAAACAGACTTCTTAAGAGCTTGCAAAAAGAGGAAAATGCTGAATTTAAGCTTGGCTTTAGAGCAAATTTACTCCTTGATGAAGCTAGCATTGAAAAGCTCTTATCAGACGTCACACCAGAGACCATCGTCGCCTTTGACACTGAGACCACGGGCGTTGATAGCAGGAGCGCAAAGATCGTTGGATTTAGCTTTTGCTTTAACGATGAGGACGCCTACTACGTGCCGGTAGCTCACAACTACCTTGGTGTGCCGCAGCAAATCAGCCTAAAATTTGCCACTTGGGCGATAGGGCAAATTTATAAAGGCTGCGTGATCGGACAAAATTTAAAATATGACTTTGAGATCGTGAAAAACAATCTTGGTCTAAATCCCCCAGCAAATTTTAAAGACACGATGATCCTTGCGTGGCTTAGCGATCCAAACTCTAGTGTGGGCATGGACGCGCTGGCAAAGAGGCTATATGACTACGACACGATCAAATTTGAAGATGTGGTCAAAAAGGGGCAGACTTTTGGCGATGTGCCGCTAGAAAATGCAGCCAAATACGCGAGTGAGGATGCTTGGATAACACTTAAATTTTATAAAACTTTTTTAAACACGCTTGATAAAAATTTACTCACCCTTGCCGATACGCACGAGTTTCCTTTCATCCTCACGCTCTTTGACATGGAGCAAAACGGCATCAAGATAAATGAAGCCAAAATGCAAAAGCTCATCCTTGAAAATGACACCAAACTAAAGGCACTAACAAGTGAAACCTACGAGCTAAGCGGTGAAAATTTCAACATAAACTCAGTAAAACAGCTTGGCGTCATACTTTTTGAGCATCTAAAGCTTCCAACGAAAAAGAAGACAAAAACAGGATATAGCACCGATGAGAGCGTGCTAGCTGAGCTCATAGACGCTCACCCAGTGATCGAGAAAATTTTAGCCTACAGAGAGCTATATAAACTACAAAGCACCTACTGCGAGCCACTTTTGGCACTTGCGAAAAAGGATGAGGGCTCGCGAATTTACACGAGCTTTTTGCAAACTGGCACAAGCACTGGCAGGCTTTCAAGTAAAAATCCAAATTTACAAAATATTCCAGCTCGTGGCAGCCTTGCAAAGGATGTTAGAGGGTGTTTCGAGGCGCGCGAGGGGTATAGTTTTGTGGGGCTTGACTACAGCCAGATCGAGCTTAGGCTGCTAGCTCACTTTAGCCAAGATCCTGCGCTTCTTGAGGCGTTTAAAAATGACGAGGATATCCACGCAAGGACGGCCATTAGTATATTTGGTAGCAGCGACGGGCAAAATAGAGCCGTGGCAAAGAGTATAAATTTTGGCCTCATTTACGGCATGGGCTCAAGCAAGCTAGCAAATCAAGTAAACATCACAAGGGCCGAGGCAAAAGAGTATATAGAGCGCTATTTTAAGGCATTTGCGACGATCAAAGAGTTTTTGGAGGGGATAAAAATTTCAGCTAAAAATGATGGCTTTGTGCAGACGCTACTTGGCAGAAGGCGCTACTTTGACTTTAAAAGTGCTACACCTATGCAAATAGCTATGTTTGAGCGCGAGGCGGTAAATACGGTCTTTCAAGGCTCCGCAGCAGATCTAGTTAAGATGGCAATGGTAAAAGTTAGAGCAAATTTAGATGAAAATGCAAAAATGCTACTTCAGATCCACGACGAGCTGATCTTTGAAGTAAAAGACGAATTTGCACAGGAATTTGGTAGGGCGACGCAAAAGACAATGGAGGAAATTTACACGTTAAATGTGCCACTTAAAACATCGCTAAATATCGCCAAAAACTGGGGCGAGTTAAAATAG
- a CDS encoding glycosyltransferase family 4 protein has protein sequence MKKIVFLRINPNAVGGAERYLRRLTKALKDVGIDTSIRSYLGEARISSWKKALRFNAQVRRQKQSDEIYFSLERVSCADIYRAGDGVHKIYRATKPFWWVNPLNFVYPYLEKRCFKNSKKIIANSNYIREQIISAYGIDESKIVTIYNGINLPQKVEKGEAKLSVCEEFGLDYNLPIVLFVGNGFKRKGAKDFLLLISKLKTPVNALIVGKDKNLNSYKKLAKKLKINAFFTGEQKMTAKFYEASDIFIFPTHYEPFSNVVLEALSFKNIVFTTAQNGAAEILENRFIMSEPNDESILELAEQVLNDNDMMRELQEKSFLLSQKFSIEENASKTLEIINEVLNLEQK, from the coding sequence ATGAAAAAAATAGTTTTTTTACGTATCAATCCAAATGCAGTAGGTGGTGCCGAACGCTATTTAAGAAGGCTTACCAAAGCCCTAAAAGACGTAGGTATAGACACATCTATACGCTCATACTTAGGAGAGGCTAGGATCTCGTCATGGAAAAAGGCTTTGAGATTTAACGCACAAGTAAGACGTCAAAAACAAAGCGATGAGATTTATTTTAGCTTGGAGCGAGTGAGTTGTGCGGATATTTACAGAGCAGGGGATGGCGTGCATAAAATTTATCGTGCTACAAAGCCATTTTGGTGGGTTAATCCTCTAAATTTTGTCTATCCGTATCTAGAAAAACGTTGTTTTAAAAATTCTAAAAAGATAATCGCAAACTCAAACTACATAAGAGAGCAAATCATTTCAGCTTACGGTATCGATGAGTCAAAGATCGTTACCATTTACAACGGTATAAATTTGCCACAAAAAGTAGAAAAAGGAGAAGCAAAACTTAGTGTATGCGAAGAATTTGGACTCGATTACAATTTACCAATTGTGCTTTTTGTCGGAAATGGCTTTAAAAGAAAAGGGGCAAAGGACTTTTTGCTTCTTATCTCAAAGCTAAAAACGCCAGTAAATGCGCTAATAGTAGGCAAAGATAAAAATTTAAATTCATATAAGAAGCTAGCAAAAAAGCTAAAGATAAATGCATTTTTTACAGGTGAGCAAAAAATGACTGCAAAATTTTATGAAGCAAGCGATATTTTTATATTTCCAACACACTATGAGCCATTTTCAAATGTCGTTCTAGAGGCACTTAGCTTTAAAAATATTGTCTTTACAACGGCTCAAAATGGGGCAGCTGAAATTTTAGAAAATCGTTTTATCATGAGTGAACCAAATGATGAAAGTATACTGGAGCTAGCGGAGCAGGTGCTTAATGATAATGACATGATGAGAGAGCTGCAAGAGAAGTCATTTTTACTTTCGCAAAAATTTAGTATAGAAGAAAATGCAAGCAAAACTCTTGAAATCATAAACGAAGTACTAAATTTGGAGCAAAAGTGA
- a CDS encoding relaxase/mobilization nuclease domain-containing protein, translating into MYRGRFNILWVEHIDKGRLELNFVIPKIDLKSGLAFNPYYHKADMPLIDSWQNYTNLRYNFSDPKDPAKSHILQGQRKELSLIKDYIELERILIDKFINQEFTCRSDILKAFNDSNIEITRVGEDYVSVKLPNSKKARRFKGDMFNEKFTSIEAMEQLRSKADARAAEFKDTRDLSRNENDARVVSKREKELDRLKAACIKQVQKRDRWLKSQAEREPKQNKGFQNHIIDTIGDNNIYNNMVDKNKNRDIVFRKREQRDESLYRKIYKWRQLKNKITIFDKRIDNDTIRANIINRIRRKREARERENGTFMSIVTSVQCIVKQVESIISGIKNIRIRVAGLRSLYAKTERGIDEIVARRRNIINQYNQKSQSQYQISQKTENKIPQKTAEIDFL; encoded by the coding sequence ATGTACAGAGGAAGATTCAATATTCTTTGGGTTGAGCATATAGACAAAGGAAGGCTGGAACTAAATTTTGTTATTCCAAAAATAGACTTGAAAAGTGGTCTAGCATTTAATCCGTATTATCACAAAGCAGATATGCCATTAATAGACAGTTGGCAAAACTATACAAATTTAAGATATAACTTCTCAGACCCAAAAGACCCAGCTAAGAGCCATATACTTCAAGGCCAAAGAAAAGAGCTTAGCCTAATCAAAGACTATATTGAGCTTGAAAGAATATTAATAGATAAGTTCATAAATCAAGAATTTACTTGCAGGAGCGACATATTAAAAGCATTTAACGACAGCAATATAGAAATAACTAGGGTTGGAGAAGACTATGTTAGTGTAAAGCTTCCAAATTCAAAGAAGGCAAGAAGATTTAAAGGAGATATGTTTAATGAAAAATTTACAAGCATTGAGGCAATGGAGCAACTCAGAAGTAAAGCAGATGCAAGAGCAGCAGAATTTAAAGATACAAGAGATTTATCAAGAAATGAAAATGATGCAAGAGTCGTATCAAAGCGAGAAAAAGAGCTTGATAGACTCAAAGCAGCTTGTATTAAACAAGTTCAAAAAAGAGATCGATGGCTTAAAAGTCAAGCTGAAAGAGAACCTAAACAAAACAAAGGCTTTCAAAATCATATCATTGATACTATTGGTGATAATAATATTTATAACAACATGGTTGATAAAAACAAAAATAGAGATATCGTCTTTAGAAAAAGAGAACAAAGGGATGAATCGTTATATAGAAAAATATATAAATGGCGACAACTAAAAAATAAAATCACAATTTTTGATAAAAGGATAGATAATGACACTATTAGAGCAAACATTATTAATAGAATTAGAAGAAAAAGAGAGGCAAGAGAGCGAGAAAATGGAACTTTTATGTCAATTGTTACAAGTGTGCAATGTATTGTCAAACAAGTTGAGTCCATTATCTCAGGAATTAAAAACATTCGAATACGAGTTGCAGGACTTAGGAGCCTTTATGCAAAAACAGAGCGAGGCATTGATGAAATTGTCGCAAGACGCCGAAACATCATAAATCAATATAATCAAAAATCTCAGTCACAATATCAAATATCACAAAAGACAGAAAACAAAATTCCTCAGAAAACTGCCGAAATTGATTTCCTATAA
- a CDS encoding plasmid mobilization protein produces the protein MIQPNHTCKISVRFSEDQKNNIKLNAAMAGITVSSYIRNAVSSSKPPIHKFDRAMMVKISKIGNNLNQIARYVNLNKSIDQIVLKHIISIDNDLDGLLSKTK, from the coding sequence ATGATACAACCAAACCATACCTGTAAGATATCAGTACGTTTCAGTGAAGATCAAAAGAACAATATTAAATTAAATGCTGCAATGGCCGGCATTACTGTCTCTAGCTATATAAGAAATGCCGTATCTAGTTCTAAGCCACCCATTCATAAATTTGATAGAGCTATGATGGTAAAAATATCAAAGATAGGCAACAATTTAAATCAGATTGCAAGGTATGTTAATTTAAACAAAAGCATAGATCAAATTGTCTTAAAACACATAATATCTATTGATAATGACCTGGATGGATTGTTAAGCAAGACTAAGTAG
- the exbD gene encoding TonB system transport protein ExbD, with the protein MRLNKKDGLNIVPFIDIMLVLLAIVLSISTFIAQGKIAIDLPSANSAEQSKEDDKKVSVVIDKDNKFFIDDVEISENELKDKLNAVDIKTLIELKSDKNSKFDSFVKVIDILKEKGHENFAIQTISE; encoded by the coding sequence ATGCGTCTAAATAAAAAAGATGGGTTAAATATTGTCCCATTTATTGATATTATGCTTGTTTTGCTTGCTATCGTGCTTAGCATTTCGACTTTTATTGCTCAAGGCAAGATAGCTATTGATCTTCCAAGTGCAAACAGTGCTGAGCAAAGCAAAGAGGACGATAAAAAGGTAAGCGTAGTAATTGATAAGGATAATAAATTTTTTATAGATGATGTAGAAATTTCTGAGAATGAACTCAAAGATAAGCTAAATGCGGTCGATATAAAGACATTGATCGAACTAAAAAGCGATAAAAATTCGAAATTTGATAGCTTTGTCAAAGTAATTGATATATTAAAAGAGAAGGGCCACGAAAATTTTGCAATCCAAACAATCTCTGAATAA
- the waaF gene encoding lipopolysaccharide heptosyltransferase II, protein MRVFIELPTWLGDAVMASAAIENLSKNAKNIVFFGSYAACELYKSHPKCEKVVIDDSKKQSSRYLSLIKTASKLGKFDIAISFRSSFASKFLLFFLKATQKFCFKKSSESLHQVQKYLNFIKQCLNLKEISNELKIYYEVKKSEQKLLVLNPGASYGSAKRWYPHYFAEVALHFKDEFDVKITGSKAELEICNEIEQILLQNGMKCENLAGKTSIKELCELIGSIKNGVFLTNDSGPMHIAAAYKVPLVALFGPTKFKETSPWQDESAKIVHLNLECMPCMKRVCPIKTHACMKELVPEIVITEIELLRKKLNF, encoded by the coding sequence GTGAGAGTTTTTATAGAGCTTCCAACTTGGCTTGGAGATGCTGTGATGGCTAGTGCGGCGATAGAAAATTTAAGTAAAAATGCTAAAAATATTGTATTTTTTGGCTCTTATGCGGCCTGTGAGCTTTACAAATCACATCCAAAGTGCGAAAAAGTAGTAATTGATGATAGTAAAAAACAAAGCTCAAGATATTTAAGTCTTATAAAAACGGCTAGCAAGCTTGGAAAATTTGATATCGCTATTAGCTTTAGGAGCTCATTTGCTAGTAAATTCTTGCTATTTTTTCTAAAAGCAACGCAAAAATTTTGCTTTAAAAAGAGTAGCGAGAGCTTGCATCAGGTACAGAAATACCTAAATTTCATAAAGCAATGCCTAAATTTAAAAGAAATTTCAAACGAACTAAAAATTTATTATGAAGTCAAAAAAAGCGAGCAAAAGCTCCTCGTGCTAAATCCAGGTGCTAGCTACGGAAGTGCCAAAAGGTGGTATCCGCACTATTTTGCAGAGGTTGCACTACACTTTAAAGATGAATTTGATGTAAAGATCACTGGCTCAAAAGCCGAGCTTGAAATTTGCAATGAAATCGAGCAAATACTCTTGCAAAATGGTATGAAATGTGAAAATTTGGCCGGAAAAACAAGCATAAAAGAGCTTTGTGAACTAATAGGCTCTATAAAAAATGGCGTCTTTTTGACAAACGATAGTGGTCCTATGCATATCGCAGCTGCCTATAAAGTGCCACTTGTGGCTCTTTTTGGACCGACTAAATTTAAAGAGACCAGCCCTTGGCAAGATGAAAGTGCAAAGATAGTGCACTTAAATTTAGAGTGTATGCCATGCATGAAGCGAGTATGTCCTATAAAAACACATGCCTGTATGAAAGAGCTTGTACCAGAAATAGTCATCACTGAAATAGAGCTATTAAGAAAGAAATTAAATTTTTGA
- a CDS encoding energy transducer TonB yields MQSKQSLNKISNYSGLAVSLIVHGAAVYFLLSHNFDEIKIGEQKPIKIALNSFTPVPQVSAPQIAEQMLIPEPTPPAPPPPPEPPKPEPKPEPKPEPKKVEKPKREIKKVEPKKEKKIEPKPEPVIAQPVQPIVPPASVNTNLPANNKSIAAAPVQNVTPELNLSNSQGDEDFTKVIIAVKRHKSYPNNARRMKHQGVVEVRFLLRQDGSIDELKVSKSSGFESLDNGALENIQRASSEFPKPKQDRYLRFPISYTLK; encoded by the coding sequence TTGCAATCCAAACAATCTCTGAATAAAATTTCAAATTACAGCGGCTTAGCTGTTTCGCTTATAGTGCATGGAGCAGCAGTATATTTTTTGCTTTCACATAATTTTGATGAGATAAAAATAGGTGAGCAAAAACCGATAAAAATAGCTCTTAATTCATTTACTCCGGTGCCACAAGTCTCAGCACCTCAAATAGCGGAGCAAATGCTTATACCAGAGCCAACTCCACCAGCTCCACCGCCACCACCAGAGCCTCCAAAACCTGAGCCAAAGCCAGAACCAAAACCTGAACCTAAAAAAGTGGAGAAACCAAAGCGTGAAATAAAAAAGGTAGAGCCTAAAAAAGAGAAAAAAATAGAGCCAAAACCTGAACCGGTAATTGCTCAGCCAGTGCAGCCTATTGTACCGCCAGCTAGTGTAAATACAAATTTACCAGCCAATAACAAGTCTATCGCTGCAGCTCCAGTCCAAAATGTAACACCTGAGCTAAATTTATCAAATTCACAAGGTGATGAAGATTTTACGAAGGTTATAATCGCAGTTAAGAGGCATAAAAGTTACCCAAATAATGCTAGACGTATGAAGCATCAAGGCGTTGTAGAAGTTAGGTTTTTGCTCAGGCAAGACGGTAGTATAGATGAACTTAAAGTTAGCAAAAGCTCTGGTTTTGAGTCGCTTGATAATGGTGCTTTAGAAAATATTCAAAGAGCAAGCTCTGAGTTTCCAAAACCTAAACAAGATCGTTATCTGCGCTTTCCTATTTCATATACACTAAAATAA
- a CDS encoding tyrosine-type recombinase/integrase produces the protein MAIVKSDYKKVETCLFMHKEKPNVFLLRKVIGSKYFTKVLTLEIRSGWSMREYKNEAKKELVKWLDGVTKQAKGLKFKDTTKVNDLFELWKDKKDTSKKSVASDIAFYETYLQDSIGKEIVVDVIAAQIDDIIHNLMYDGKFNKIMGKVRVLSKRTAYDNTRRILGEMFDIALRNQLIVVNPCTLLTKIAKTTRKTIVKDAVGKFYKLKTAILELYKDDPFWRGFFLFCLYGRRKGEVVGLKWENVDLENDVYYLIDTKNGNDYKKPLPFLVKEAIMQIPADRCSLVFASPKTGESIKNTDRQKMKLDKFVGFDDFKLHGTRHISGSALEELGANSDIIKDHLTHKRDGVTYKNYVTYDTYINSCKALELLDSIKEDYEF, from the coding sequence ATGGCCATAGTAAAGAGCGATTATAAAAAGGTCGAAACTTGTTTATTCATGCATAAAGAAAAACCAAACGTCTTTTTGCTAAGAAAGGTTATAGGAAGCAAGTACTTTACAAAAGTGCTTACGCTTGAAATTCGTAGTGGTTGGAGCATGAGAGAATATAAAAATGAAGCCAAAAAAGAGCTTGTAAAGTGGTTAGATGGCGTAACTAAGCAGGCAAAGGGGCTGAAATTTAAAGATACCACTAAGGTTAATGACTTATTTGAGCTGTGGAAGGACAAAAAAGATACCAGCAAAAAGTCGGTAGCTAGCGACATTGCATTTTATGAGACCTATTTGCAAGATAGTATCGGCAAAGAGATCGTAGTAGACGTTATAGCTGCCCAAATAGACGATATTATCCATAATCTAATGTACGATGGAAAATTTAATAAAATAATGGGAAAAGTGCGGGTATTGTCAAAGCGTACAGCATATGATAATACAAGGCGAATTTTAGGCGAGATGTTTGATATAGCGCTTCGCAATCAGCTAATAGTAGTAAATCCGTGCACTCTGCTAACTAAAATAGCTAAAACGACTAGAAAAACGATAGTAAAAGATGCAGTCGGTAAATTTTATAAGTTAAAAACGGCTATCTTGGAGCTTTATAAAGATGATCCGTTTTGGAGGGGATTTTTCTTGTTTTGTTTATATGGTAGGCGAAAAGGAGAAGTTGTTGGCTTAAAATGGGAAAATGTTGATCTAGAAAATGACGTATATTATCTAATAGATACAAAAAACGGAAACGACTATAAAAAGCCGCTTCCTTTTCTTGTAAAAGAGGCCATAATGCAAATACCTGCAGATAGATGCAGCTTAGTATTTGCAAGTCCAAAAACCGGCGAGTCTATTAAAAATACGGATAGACAAAAGATGAAACTCGATAAATTTGTGGGTTTTGATGATTTTAAGCTACACGGCACTAGACACATAAGCGGTTCGGCACTCGAAGAACTTGGTGCGAATAGTGACATTATTAAAGATCATCTCACCCACAAACGTGACGGCGTGACGTATAAAAATTACGTAACTTACGATACCTATATAAATAGCTGTAAGGCTCTTGAGCTACTAGATAGCATAAAGGAAGATTATGAATTTTGA
- the exbB gene encoding TonB-system energizer ExbB, whose amino-acid sequence MELIKHHIDHVIIAILGIMSFFVLWYTIERIIFYSRVDIKGYKSIESLEEALTKNLTTLYIIYSNAPYVGLLGTVAGIMITFYDMGMAGGIDTKSIMVGLSLALKATAFGLLVAIPTLMIYNGFVRKVDVMLNRYKAENASK is encoded by the coding sequence ATGGAGCTAATTAAACATCACATTGATCATGTAATTATTGCGATTTTAGGCATTATGAGTTTTTTTGTACTTTGGTATACGATTGAACGTATTATTTTTTATTCACGCGTTGATATAAAAGGCTACAAAAGTATCGAATCGCTTGAAGAAGCACTAACCAAAAATTTAACCACACTTTACATTATCTACTCAAATGCGCCATATGTAGGACTTCTTGGTACAGTTGCTGGAATTATGATCACATTTTATGATATGGGTATGGCAGGCGGAATCGATACTAAAAGCATAATGGTCGGTCTTTCTCTTGCGCTAAAAGCAACTGCTTTTGGACTACTTGTGGCGATACCAACTTTGATGATTTACAATGGTTTTGTCAGAAAAGTAGATGTGATGCTAAATAGATATAAGGCTGAAAATGCGTCTAAATAA